A region of Ferruginibacter albus DNA encodes the following proteins:
- the miaA gene encoding tRNA (adenosine(37)-N6)-dimethylallyltransferase MiaA, with protein sequence MKNKTCIIIVGPTAVGKTAIAVQLAQFLSTQIISADSRQCYKELNIGVAKPSTEELQSVKHYFINSHSINDEMNAAVFEKYALQEVRTIFENNDHAVMVGGTGLYIKAFCEGMDAMPSIDPEIRNKIITDYETKGLAWLQKQAEDNDPHYYSKGEIKNPQRLMRALEVKLSTGRSILDFQAKNKKQRDFNIIKIGLQLQKEELYERINQRVDIMINDGLVEEVKALLPYRHINALQTVGYKELFEYFDNKLSLEKAIDNIKLNTRHYAKRQMTWFKKDEEVKWNAPDFNAIQQAVIT encoded by the coding sequence ATGAAGAATAAAACCTGCATTATAATAGTTGGTCCTACGGCTGTTGGCAAAACGGCTATTGCTGTACAACTGGCCCAGTTCCTTTCCACACAAATCATTTCTGCCGATAGTCGCCAATGTTACAAAGAATTGAATATTGGTGTGGCAAAACCTTCAACAGAAGAACTTCAATCAGTAAAACATTATTTCATCAATTCTCATTCAATTAACGATGAAATGAACGCTGCTGTATTTGAAAAATACGCTTTACAGGAAGTGCGCACGATCTTTGAAAATAATGATCATGCTGTTATGGTTGGGGGAACCGGATTGTATATAAAAGCTTTTTGTGAAGGCATGGATGCAATGCCTTCTATTGATCCTGAAATAAGAAATAAGATCATAACTGATTATGAAACCAAAGGCTTAGCATGGTTACAAAAACAGGCGGAAGACAATGATCCGCATTATTACTCAAAAGGTGAAATAAAAAATCCTCAACGATTAATGCGTGCATTGGAAGTTAAATTATCAACAGGAAGATCCATACTTGACTTTCAAGCAAAAAATAAAAAACAAAGAGATTTTAATATTATAAAGATAGGATTGCAATTACAGAAAGAAGAATTGTATGAAAGGATCAATCAGCGTGTAGACATAATGATAAATGATGGATTGGTGGAAGAGGTGAAGGCTTTATTGCCTTATCGCCACATCAACGCATTGCAGACGGTAGGATACAAAGAGTTATTTGAATATTTTGATAACAAGCTTTCATTAGAAAAAGCAATAGACAACATAAAGCTGAATACCCGGCATTATGCCAAACGGCAAATGACCTGGTTTAAAAAAGATGAAGAAGTAAAATGGAATGCCCCTGATTTTAACGCAATTCAGCAAGCAGTTATAACTTAA
- a CDS encoding plasmid pRiA4b ORF-3 family protein, producing the protein MAILRFRTYWEDDDSIYRDIAIRHTQTFADLHSAILKAYEFDSKHKATFYRSNDNWQRGREISAEKYDDHVYKVEPLIMSETVIGTEVKDPNQRFIYVYDFNKLWTFLVELINVDKEENKKLTYPSCIRTEGIAPSQYGTKGLVDSRLAEVEEKYDLQPDALKDGFGEEGEEDESAFGEEESAADESNDGF; encoded by the coding sequence ATGGCTATCTTACGATTCAGAACATATTGGGAAGATGATGACAGTATTTACAGAGATATTGCTATTCGTCATACACAAACATTTGCAGACCTGCATTCAGCTATTTTAAAAGCATATGAATTCGATAGTAAACACAAGGCAACTTTCTATCGCAGTAACGATAATTGGCAACGTGGCAGAGAGATTTCAGCAGAAAAATACGATGACCATGTGTATAAAGTAGAGCCTTTAATTATGTCCGAAACAGTGATCGGTACAGAAGTTAAAGATCCTAATCAACGCTTTATTTATGTGTACGATTTTAATAAGCTCTGGACATTCCTGGTTGAATTAATTAACGTTGATAAAGAAGAGAATAAAAAGCTGACCTATCCAAGCTGTATTCGTACAGAAGGTATTGCTCCTTCGCAATACGGAACCAAAGGTTTGGTGGATAGTCGCCTGGCTGAAGTAGAAGAAAAATACGATCTGCAACCGGATGCATTAAAAGATGGCTTTGGAGAAGAAGGAGAGGAAGATGAATCCGCCTTTGGTGAAGAAGAATCTGCTGCAGATGAAAGCAACGATGGATTTTAA